Part of the Tolypothrix sp. PCC 7910 genome, GACATTTATTGCAACGTGGTATTCCTGCAGCCGTGTGTGATAAAACTGCTGCCAAACTTGCAGCTTTAAAGCCCACAGAAATAATTGTGACTGATTCTACTTGGCACTATGATGGCGGTGGTTGCTGTTAAGGTTTGAATATACAGCAGATTACAAGTTGAGGTACAGATAATTGTAAGGGCATGGCACTGCCATGCCCCTACCTGCGTACACTTGTCCGCCTTAATTATCAGTTTTTATTTTCATTTTCTAGGAAAACTAAACAATGCAAACTCAAACAATAAATTCAGTAGATATCAAATTAACACCATTTACACAAAAACTCAGTCAACCTCTAACAAAAAAGACTATATCTGTTTTACAAATCAATCTCGGTAAACGCTGCAACCTGGCCTGTACACACTGTCATGTGGAAGCTGGGCCAAAACGCACAGAAGAACTATCCAAAGAAATCTGCGAACAGCTAATAGAGTTAATTCATAAATTCCCGGAAATTAAAATTGTGGATTTAACTGGCGGCGCACCAGAAATGAATTATGGTTTTAAACCATTGGTGGAAGCAGCAAGACAAGCAGGAAAACAGGTAATTGTTCGTTCTAACTTAACTATTTATTTTGTAGATGACTTTGGTGATTTACCAGAATACTTTGCTAAACATCAAGTGAGAGTAGTTGCTTCTCTGCCATGTTACTTAGCAGATAATGTTGATAAAATGCGCGGTAGTGGTGTTTTTGATAGTTCAATTAAAGCTTTGCAATTGCTTAATGAAGTCGGCTATGGCAAAAACCCAGATTTAATTTTGGACTTAGTCTATAATCCTCAGTTACCTCAAGGTGAGAAATTTTCTTTAGCGCCTGAACAAACAAAGTTAGAAAAAGATTACAAAATGTTCTTACAAGAACATTTTAACATTGTCTTTAACAACCTTTTCACTATCACTAATCTGCCAGTTGGTAGAACTAAAATGCATTTAGAGCGTAAAAAGCTTTATAGCAGCTATCTACAATTTTTAGAATCAAACTTTAATGCCAGTACAGTTGAACATTTAATGTGTCGTGATGAATTATCAATTGATTACCTTGGCAACGTTTATGATTGCGATTTTAATCAAATGATGAATTTACCAGCGAAAACTTCTAATGGTGAAGCCTTAACAATAGGTAAATTACTAGAGGCTGGTAGTTTAGATTTAATTAATGAAATCCAAACCGCCGCCTATTGCTATGGTTGTACCGCTGGGTGTGGTTCGAGTTGCGGCGGTGCTTTAGTTTAAAATTGAGTGCGATCGCACCAGATGTCATCAAAAGACTATTTTGTAAAAAAACCTGTTACCCCTGGATCGCTAAGGCTGAAATCGGTTTATGATGGCATTAGTTAAGTCTCCTCACACCACACCAAAAAGCCGTGGAGTTTGATAAGTCTCCACGGTTTTTATTTGTA contains:
- the arsS gene encoding arsenosugar biosynthesis radical SAM (seleno)protein ArsS (Some members of this family are selenoproteins.), which codes for MQTQTINSVDIKLTPFTQKLSQPLTKKTISVLQINLGKRCNLACTHCHVEAGPKRTEELSKEICEQLIELIHKFPEIKIVDLTGGAPEMNYGFKPLVEAARQAGKQVIVRSNLTIYFVDDFGDLPEYFAKHQVRVVASLPCYLADNVDKMRGSGVFDSSIKALQLLNEVGYGKNPDLILDLVYNPQLPQGEKFSLAPEQTKLEKDYKMFLQEHFNIVFNNLFTITNLPVGRTKMHLERKKLYSSYLQFLESNFNASTVEHLMCRDELSIDYLGNVYDCDFNQMMNLPAKTSNGEALTIGKLLEAGSLDLINEIQTAAYCYGCTAGCGSSCGGALV